One stretch of Lachnospiraceae bacterium oral taxon 096 DNA includes these proteins:
- a CDS encoding phosphoribosylaminoimidazolecarboxamide formyltransferase — protein MKELQLKYGCNPNQKPSRIFMENGKDLPIEVLSGRPGYINFLDAFNGWQLVSELKKAVGLPAATSFKHVSPAGAAVGRPLSDVLKKIYWVEDEELSPLACAYARARGADRMSSFGDFIALSDICDASTAKLIKREVSDGVIAPGYTEEALSILKQKKNGNYNIIAIDPNYVPEPIERKQVFGISFEQGRNDLSINADLLKDVVTQNKNIPQSAKEDLVISLIILKYTQSNSVCYVKDGQAIGIGAGQQSRVHCTRLAGNKADNWYLRQNEKVLSLPFQEGIKRAERDNAIDVYIGDDSVEELLSDGRWEHLFTRKPEEFTKEEKRAWLETLTGVSLGSDAFFPFGDNIERARRSGVEYIAQPGGSVRDDQVIATCDQYGIAMAFTGIRLFHH, from the coding sequence ATGAAAGAATTACAATTAAAGTACGGTTGTAACCCAAATCAAAAGCCATCAAGAATCTTTATGGAAAATGGCAAGGACCTTCCGATTGAAGTGCTCAGTGGAAGACCTGGATATATTAATTTTCTTGATGCCTTCAATGGATGGCAGTTAGTCAGCGAATTAAAAAAGGCGGTGGGACTTCCTGCGGCAACTTCATTTAAGCATGTCTCTCCTGCGGGAGCTGCTGTGGGCAGACCGCTAAGTGATGTGTTAAAGAAAATTTATTGGGTGGAAGATGAAGAACTTAGTCCGTTGGCCTGTGCCTATGCAAGGGCAAGGGGAGCAGATCGCATGTCTTCCTTTGGAGATTTTATTGCTCTTAGTGATATTTGCGATGCGTCGACAGCCAAATTGATTAAGAGGGAGGTTTCCGATGGCGTGATTGCACCAGGATATACAGAGGAGGCACTTTCCATACTAAAGCAAAAGAAAAATGGCAACTACAATATTATTGCGATTGATCCCAATTATGTGCCTGAGCCAATCGAAAGAAAGCAAGTCTTTGGCATTAGTTTTGAGCAGGGAAGAAATGATCTGTCAATCAATGCTGATTTGCTAAAAGATGTGGTGACACAGAATAAAAACATTCCACAATCTGCAAAAGAAGATTTGGTGATTTCTTTAATTATTTTAAAGTATACTCAGTCAAACTCTGTCTGCTATGTCAAGGATGGTCAAGCCATTGGGATTGGTGCAGGTCAACAATCGAGAGTTCATTGTACAAGGCTAGCAGGGAACAAGGCTGATAATTGGTATCTTCGTCAAAATGAAAAAGTGCTTTCTCTACCATTTCAGGAAGGAATCAAGAGAGCAGAACGAGATAATGCCATTGATGTCTATATTGGAGATGACAGCGTGGAAGAATTATTAAGTGATGGCAGATGGGAGCATTTGTTTACAAGAAAGCCAGAGGAATTTACTAAGGAAGAGAAGAGAGCTTGGCTAGAGACATTGACTGGTGTATCCCTTGGATCCGATGCGTTCTTCCCATTTGGTGATAATATTGAGCGCGCAAGGCGAAGTGGAGTGGAGTATATTGCTCAGCCAGGAGGCTCAGTGAGAGATGACCAAGTGATTGCAACTTGCGATCAATATGGCATTGCAATGGCGTTTACAGGAATTCGCCTTTTCCATCATTAA
- a CDS encoding ABC transporter ATP-binding protein codes for MKQKEKTVISVGEPIIIVKNLYKFYQAGSEKVHALDGLDFEINKGEFCAIIGPSGSGKSTLLNMLAGLEKPSRGEIIINGKHIEKLNENQLVRFRRDHIGFIFQSYNLLQTMNAVENVAMPLMFRGVAKAKRTEIAKEYLRLVGLEKYMYHKGNAMSGGQQQRVGIARALAMQPDIIFADEPTGNLDTKTTAEVLELMQKIVKEKHQTLIMVTHDPEIAGFADRQIRIVDGKINNEFRLDIV; via the coding sequence ATGAAACAGAAGGAAAAGACAGTAATTTCGGTGGGAGAACCGATTATTATTGTAAAAAATTTATATAAATTTTACCAAGCAGGAAGTGAAAAAGTACATGCACTGGATGGTTTGGATTTTGAAATCAATAAGGGCGAATTTTGTGCGATTATTGGTCCATCGGGATCGGGAAAATCGACATTGCTCAATATGCTTGCCGGTCTTGAAAAACCAAGTAGAGGCGAAATTATTATTAATGGAAAACATATTGAAAAATTGAATGAAAATCAACTTGTGCGGTTTCGAAGGGATCATATTGGATTTATCTTTCAAAGTTATAATTTGTTGCAGACGATGAATGCGGTAGAAAATGTGGCTATGCCATTGATGTTTCGTGGAGTAGCCAAGGCAAAGCGAACGGAGATTGCAAAGGAGTATTTGCGATTGGTGGGACTAGAAAAATATATGTATCACAAGGGAAATGCGATGAGTGGAGGTCAACAGCAACGAGTGGGCATTGCCAGAGCACTGGCGATGCAACCAGATATTATTTTTGCCGATGAGCCAACTGGAAATTTGGATACAAAGACAACAGCAGAAGTTCTTGAATTGATGCAAAAGATCGTGAAAGAGAAACATCAGACTTTGATTATGGTCACGCACGATCCAGAAATTGCAGGTTTTGCCGACCGACAGATTCGCATTGTTGATGGAAAAATTAACAATGAATTTCGGCTAGATATTGTGTAG
- a CDS encoding ABC transporter permease: MKFIDLLTMSFGNLVRRKMRTALTILGVIIGTASVVIMLSIGIGMKEMTDKMYEGEGSLTQIQVDPKDDVGGNGKSNANQQQYLKDEDIQQLKSLEHVQGISPVIETSVILLQGKWISFATLTGSDEEYMKNLKLKDGEIPKASDKELRAIYGDAVLESFNDAKTGKGFFDTGVKPDVDYSAPMFVIYDTDAYYASKTPNSANSTDAGAVGGAADAGGSTSASGGDSTQKPKPPKRYPIAKAGELKSEEDGVYGTYSYGVYVNIDQLKAELKKVFRGKAIPNQPTTKKGRPLNFWAYQHLIVNVDKMKNVASVQKKMKDLGYNATSNVEWISSAKKQTQMIQMMLGGIGGVSLFVAAIGIANTMMMSIYERTKEIGIMKVLGCDMNKIRDMFLMESAMIGLAGGMIGIGISYGVSIILNHLGGAKMIMSMDGDISIIPLWLSGLSVVFAVIVGMLAGFFPSIRAMRLSPLAALRNE; the protein is encoded by the coding sequence ATGAAATTTATTGATTTATTGACCATGAGCTTTGGCAATCTTGTGCGAAGAAAGATGCGAACAGCATTGACCATTTTGGGCGTAATTATTGGAACGGCCTCGGTGGTCATTATGTTGTCCATTGGTATTGGAATGAAGGAAATGACGGACAAGATGTATGAAGGTGAGGGATCATTGACTCAAATTCAAGTTGATCCAAAAGATGATGTTGGTGGCAATGGGAAAAGTAATGCCAATCAACAGCAATATCTAAAGGATGAGGATATTCAACAGTTAAAGAGTTTGGAGCATGTGCAAGGCATTTCTCCCGTGATTGAGACGAGTGTCATTTTATTGCAGGGAAAGTGGATAAGTTTTGCCACCTTGACAGGATCTGACGAAGAGTATATGAAAAATTTGAAGTTAAAAGATGGCGAAATTCCAAAGGCCAGTGACAAGGAACTTAGAGCCATCTATGGCGATGCAGTGTTAGAGAGTTTTAATGATGCAAAGACAGGAAAAGGTTTTTTTGACACAGGAGTCAAGCCAGATGTTGATTATTCCGCTCCAATGTTTGTGATTTATGACACAGATGCCTATTATGCCTCAAAGACACCAAATTCAGCAAATTCAACAGATGCGGGAGCGGTTGGTGGAGCAGCAGATGCAGGGGGGAGTACAAGTGCATCGGGGGGAGATTCTACACAAAAGCCCAAGCCACCAAAGCGCTATCCTATTGCCAAAGCAGGGGAGCTAAAGAGTGAAGAAGATGGCGTGTATGGAACCTATAGTTATGGTGTGTATGTCAATATCGATCAGCTAAAGGCAGAGCTAAAAAAAGTTTTTCGAGGAAAGGCAATTCCCAATCAGCCGACAACCAAGAAGGGGAGACCGCTCAATTTTTGGGCCTATCAGCACTTGATTGTCAATGTAGATAAGATGAAAAATGTTGCCAGTGTACAAAAGAAAATGAAGGATCTTGGCTACAATGCAACTTCCAATGTCGAATGGATTAGTTCAGCAAAAAAGCAGACACAAATGATACAGATGATGCTTGGTGGTATCGGTGGTGTTTCCTTATTTGTTGCCGCCATTGGCATTGCCAATACGATGATGATGTCGATCTATGAGAGAACCAAGGAAATTGGAATTATGAAAGTTCTTGGCTGTGATATGAACAAGATTCGGGATATGTTTTTGATGGAATCGGCAATGATTGGCCTTGCTGGAGGAATGATCGGCATTGGAATTAGTTATGGCGTGTCTATCATTTTAAATCATCTGGGAGGAGCAAAGATGATTATGTCAATGGATGGGGACATTTCCATTATTCCACTGTGGCTTTCGGGACTTTCGGTGGTGTTTGCAGTGATTGTGGGTATGCTGGCTGGATTTTTCCCATCCATTCGTGCGATGCGTCTTAGCCCACTGGCTGCACTTCGAAATGAATAG
- a CDS encoding IMP cyclohydrolase: MEKISLYEELRSNAYPGRGIVIGQSGDGKKVVIAYFIMGRSSNSRNRIFVTEGDGIRTQAFDPSKLEDPSLIIYAPVRVLGNKTIVTNGDQTDTIYEGMDTQLTFEQSLRSREFEPDAPNYTPRISGVVRHENEKFHYALSILKSDDGDPSSCLRFHYAYATPKAGEGHFIHTYMSDGNPLPSFCGEPKKVKIEGDIEEFTKNLWESLNEENKVSLFVRFIDLKTGQAQTKIVNKNQ, translated from the coding sequence ATGGAAAAGATTTCACTGTATGAAGAATTAAGAAGTAATGCCTACCCAGGTAGAGGAATTGTCATTGGACAAAGCGGTGATGGAAAAAAGGTCGTGATTGCTTATTTTATTATGGGAAGAAGTAGCAATTCCAGAAATCGTATTTTTGTCACAGAGGGCGATGGTATTCGCACACAGGCTTTTGATCCGTCCAAACTTGAGGATCCTTCTTTGATTATCTATGCGCCAGTGCGAGTGCTTGGAAATAAGACGATTGTGACCAATGGAGATCAAACAGATACCATCTATGAGGGAATGGACACCCAATTGACCTTTGAGCAAAGTCTAAGAAGTCGAGAGTTTGAGCCGGATGCTCCAAATTATACGCCAAGAATTTCAGGAGTTGTGAGACATGAAAATGAGAAATTCCACTATGCACTCTCCATTTTAAAGTCTGATGATGGTGATCCAAGTTCTTGTCTTCGCTTTCACTATGCCTATGCAACACCAAAAGCAGGAGAAGGACATTTTATTCATACCTATATGAGCGATGGCAATCCATTGCCAAGCTTTTGTGGTGAGCCAAAGAAAGTAAAAATTGAAGGGGATATAGAGGAGTTTACAAAGAACTTGTGGGAGAGCTTAAATGAGGAGAATAAGGTTTCTCTATTTGTGCGCTTTATTGACCTAAAGACAGGGCAGGCACAGACAAAGATCGTGAATAAGAATCAATAA